A genomic window from Triticum urartu cultivar G1812 chromosome 7, Tu2.1, whole genome shotgun sequence includes:
- the LOC125520791 gene encoding uncharacterized protein LOC125520791 encodes MGRGSAARRNFAQSCSLLFAVLDQVTMETTVARPLLAVTMVLLLAMPTASGGTITMSFASEEVASEEALLSLYERWAQHFGKALPSGGARGSTRFAVFAQSVRLAHQRGPGKLKLNEFADTALSNDYSIRCYIPLARAGVPEGQRRKYPDPPASMDWRTGGRRDAGQGSRNTLWKLLGFCNRIGH; translated from the coding sequence ATGGGGAGAGGAAGTGCGGCCAGAAGAAACTTCGCTCAGAGTTGTTCGCTCCTGTTTGCCGTTCTAGACCAAGTAACCATGGAGACCACTGTGGCGAGACCCCTGCTCGCGGTGACCATGGTCTTGCTCCTCGCCATGCCCACCGCGAGTGGCGGCACCATCACCATGTCGTTCGCCTCGGAGGAGGTCGCGTCGGAGGAGGCCCTCCTCTCTCTGTACGAGCGGTGGGCGCAGCACTTCGGGAAGGCTCTCCCAAGTGGAGGAGCACGCGGCAGCACCCGCTTCGCCGTCTTCGCGCAGAGTGTCCGGCTCGCGCACCAGCGCGGCCCGGGCAAACTGAAGCTCAACGAGTTCGCTGACACCGCCCTGAGCAACGACTACAGCATCCGCTGCTACATTCCGCTGGCGCGAGCCGGCGTCCCTGAGGGCCAGAGGAGAAAATACCCAGACCCACCGGCGTCCATGGACTGGCGCACCGGGGGGCGTCGTGACGCCGGTCAGGGATCAAGGAACACACTGTGGAAGCTGCTGGGCTTTTGCAACCGCATCGGCCATTGA
- the LOC125520793 gene encoding actinidain-like, giving the protein MGRLSRKGVGIRGWERVEPRNEWALMWAVFKHPVTVGVDANSTAFIHYRGGLFDGPCNTTLGHAMTVVGYGTTGHNDHYGEPAGVDFWLLKNSWSTAWGEAGYMRLRRGAEAKGGVCGVMLEATYPVRSYRLF; this is encoded by the exons ATGGGCAGACTATCC CGCAAGGGCGTGGGCATCAGGGGCTGGGAGCGTGTGGAGCCGCGGAACGAGTGGGCGCTCATGTGGGCAGTGTTCAAACATCCCGTCACCGTAGGGGTCGACGCCAACAGCACGGCCTTCATACATTACCGCGGCGGCCTCTTCGACGGGCCCTGCAACACCACTCTCGGGCATGCCATGACCGTCGTCGGCTACGGCACTACCGGGCACAATGACCATTACGGTGAGCCAGCGGGAGTCGACTTTTGGCTCCTCAAAAATTCCTGGTCGACGGCGTGGGGCGAAGCCGGCTATATGCGGCTCCGGCGCGGCGCCGAGGCCAAGGGTGGGGTCTGCGGGGTAATGCTCGAGGCGACTTATCCGGTCCGTTCCTATAGGCTATTTTAA